The segment AGTTCTGGTCGGCTCATTTCCGCGATCTGGCCGAGCTTTGGTCCCGGGCCGAGCCGAACGAAAAGCCGCAGATCATCGCTGCGCTGCACGCGTTGAGCCCGCAGTTCGGCGACGCGCTGGTCAATCAGCTCGACGCCTACTGGCTCGAAACGTTGACGCAGCCGGAGGCGGTGGAGCTGATCGTGAACCTGGGGCACAACGACGCAGCGATGCGATTATTCGCCTTTGAACGGCTGCAACGGATGACCGGATACACCTTGTTGTACCGGCCCGAAATGAATGAGGCCGAACGAGAAGGCCCGATCTCTCGCTGGTGGGGACGCCTGAGCGCGGGTCAGCTGGCTGGGCGTACGGTCGAGCGGATGCCGAAATAATGGGGCAAATTCCGCTACGGCAGTCCGCAATGCGATAAGCGTGCATCTAGAAGCCGAACCCTCCCCTAGTACCGGTTTGGGGCGTATCGGGGCGGCACAACCGTCTCCGATCTTACCGTGCTTCTCTGTTTCCCACGCATAGCCCGGTTGAATGGGCTTTGTCACGACGCATAATTGTCGATAGAATATCCCGTTTCCATCTAACTGAAGCCTCTCCCATAGAGAGCCCGGTTCCATGGAACCGGTCTCGCTGGAACACGTTTCGAAGGAGTTTTCGTCGTGCAAGTCAATATTTCTACGCGACATGGCCATTTGAGCACGGACTCGCAAGAGACGATTTCCGAAAAAGTACAGAAGCTGACCCGCTTGTTTGAGCGCATCACTTCAGTTGACGTCACCGTCGACCTGGAGCACAACGACAAGCCGGGCGTGGAACTCCGTGTTACGGCCGAACGAACCGACGATTTCGTCGCCGCCGATAGCTGCTCGAGCCTGCTCGGAGCGCTAGACAACACGATCCACAAGATGGAACAGCAACTCCGCAAACACAAAGAGCGGCTGAAAGACCATCGCGGCCCCGGTCTGAAAGATCAGGCCGCCGCTAGCAGCCCCGATTCCGAAGCCTAAATACACGCACCGTCGGAGCCCGATTGCCGGCAAAAGTGCAGTCGGAACGCCGATCCGAGGAAAGGAAACGAAACGTGAAGTTTGCTGACTTCATTTGCGTCAATGGGATCAAACCCGAGCTGGCCGCCCAAGACAAGGAAGGGGTCATCCGCGAACTCGCGGAGAGCCTCGTCGCCGCTGGAGCGATCCAAGCCGAGAACGTCGACGGCATCATCAAAGCGATCATGAAGCGTGAGGAGCTCGGCAGCACGGGCATCGGCCGCGGAATCGCCGTCCCTCACACCAAGCACCCGAGCGTCGAAACGCTGGTCGGCACCGTCGGCGTAAGCAGCACTGGGGTCGAATTCAGCAGCCTGGATGGAGAGAAAGTCCATCTCTTTTTCTTGCTGGTCTCGCCTCCCGATCGCCCCGGCGACCACCTGCGAGCGCTCGAAAACATCTCGCGTCAACTGCGAGACGACATGTTCTGCAAGTTCCTGAAGCAGTCGAAGACCGTCCCGGACATTCAGCAACTGCTGGAAGAAGCGGACAACAATCAATTCGGCTCGTAAGTTCCGCTCTTGCGTCTCCCCGCGGAGACGCCGCGGCATGAATGAGCCGAAGCCGGCGGCACACTTATTGAGATGATCGGTTCGGCCGCCGCCGGTTCGAACGATAATTTTCTGTTGGCGAAATGACCCATCAGCAAGCGACTCGACGAATCGTAATCAAAAATCAGCAGGGGCTGCATGCGCGTCCTGCCGACGCTTTCGTCAAACTAGCGAATCAGTTTCAATCGAATATCGAGATTGAACGCGATACGCTACGCGTCAGCGGCAAAAGCATTCTCGACCTGCTGACCCTTGTCGCCGAACAAGGGGTGCAGTTGACGATTATCGCCATCGGTCCTGACGCCGAAACTGCGGTCGACGCCTTGGCGGCGCTGGTCGATTCGTTCGTCGAAGAAGACGATCAGCCTGACATTCAACCCGACTGAACCCGCTCGGTCCTATGCGTATCCTTCAAGGCATCGCCGTTTCGCCAGGAGTCGCCATCGGCGAGGCCGTCGTTATTGACGACAAAGGGTATCGTATTCCTCGCCGATTCATCGCTCGCGGCGCCGTCGAAGCCGAGATGAAGCGGCTAGAAAGCGCTTTCGCCGCCGTCGGCAAGCAGATCGAGCAAAGCCGCGACGAAATCGCCGGCGAACTCGGTCAGCAATACGGCGCCATCTTCTCCGCTCACCTGCAGATGCTGCAGGACTCGAAGCTCCGGACCGAGATTGATCATCTCGTCAAACAGCGGCACTATTCGGCTGAATACGCGATCACGCGAGCCCTCGGCAAATACAGCAAGTTCTTCGAGAACCTGCCGAACGCCTATCTGCGCGAACGTGCGAACGACGTTCACGATATCGAACGCCGCCTGATGGGCGAGTTGATGGGGAATCGCCGCGAAGCGCTCGAAGAGATCAAATCGCCGGTCGTGGTCCTCGCCAACAATCTGACCCCCAGCGAAACGGCCAACCTCAACCGCGAAATGGTCCTCGGCTTCGTCACCGAAGTGGGCGGCCCCGGCGGTCACACGGCGATCGTCGCCGAAGCGCTCGAAATTCCGGCGGTAGTCGGCGTCGGCGACTTTCTGAACGAGATCTCCGGCGGCGACCTGGTGATCATCGACGGCGACCAAGGGCGGGTCATTTTCCAGCCCGACGACGAAACGATCGCTCGCTACGAGCAAGAAGTCGAAGAGCACCGCAGCTTGGCGGCGCGGCTCGACTTGCTTCGCGATTTGCCGGCCGAACTGCTCAGCGGCGAGCGGATTCACCTTTACGCAAACATTGAATTCCCCCACGAGGTCGACTCGTGCCAGCAGCGCGGGGCCGAGGGAATCGGGCTCTACCGGACCGAATTCCTCTACCTGGGCCAGGACCAGGAACCGACCGAAGAGGACCACTACCAGGTTTACGCCAAGGTGGTCCAGGACCTGGGGGGCGCGCCGATCGTGATTCGCACTCTCGATCTTGGCGCCGACAAAATTGCCCGCAGCGTCGGCGAAAGCCGGGTCGCGGAGTCGAATCCCTTCTTGGGACTTCGCAGCATTCGACTGTCGCTTCGCAATATCTCCTTATTCCGTACGCAGTTACGGGCGATCTTGCGAGCGAGCACCTTGGGGGAAATCCAGGTGATGTTCCCCCTGGTCAGCACCCTGCACGAATTGCGGCAGGCAAAGATGTTGCTGACCGATATCATGGAAGACCTCGACGAAGAGGGTATTCCCTACGACCGCAACCTGAAAATCGGCATGATGGTCGAAGTCCCATCTTCGGTGATCATG is part of the Blastopirellula sediminis genome and harbors:
- the hpf gene encoding ribosome hibernation-promoting factor, HPF/YfiA family, yielding MQVNISTRHGHLSTDSQETISEKVQKLTRLFERITSVDVTVDLEHNDKPGVELRVTAERTDDFVAADSCSSLLGALDNTIHKMEQQLRKHKERLKDHRGPGLKDQAAASSPDSEA
- a CDS encoding PTS sugar transporter subunit IIA, which translates into the protein MKFADFICVNGIKPELAAQDKEGVIRELAESLVAAGAIQAENVDGIIKAIMKREELGSTGIGRGIAVPHTKHPSVETLVGTVGVSSTGVEFSSLDGEKVHLFFLLVSPPDRPGDHLRALENISRQLRDDMFCKFLKQSKTVPDIQQLLEEADNNQFGS
- the ptsP gene encoding phosphoenolpyruvate--protein phosphotransferase yields the protein MRILQGIAVSPGVAIGEAVVIDDKGYRIPRRFIARGAVEAEMKRLESAFAAVGKQIEQSRDEIAGELGQQYGAIFSAHLQMLQDSKLRTEIDHLVKQRHYSAEYAITRALGKYSKFFENLPNAYLRERANDVHDIERRLMGELMGNRREALEEIKSPVVVLANNLTPSETANLNREMVLGFVTEVGGPGGHTAIVAEALEIPAVVGVGDFLNEISGGDLVIIDGDQGRVIFQPDDETIARYEQEVEEHRSLAARLDLLRDLPAELLSGERIHLYANIEFPHEVDSCQQRGAEGIGLYRTEFLYLGQDQEPTEEDHYQVYAKVVQDLGGAPIVIRTLDLGADKIARSVGESRVAESNPFLGLRSIRLSLRNISLFRTQLRAILRASTLGEIQVMFPLVSTLHELRQAKMLLTDIMEDLDEEGIPYDRNLKIGMMVEVPSSVIMLDHFAKEVDFISIGTNDLVQYTLAVDRSNKEVAALYNNCDPAVLRLIEMTVRLAKEADIKTTLCGQMGGNPIYAMLLIGLGLRSLSITPSAIPEIKKVCRSVSLAQCEEVARRVREMENAREIKRYLREEVRRAVPELLM
- a CDS encoding HPr family phosphocarrier protein; translated protein: MTHQQATRRIVIKNQQGLHARPADAFVKLANQFQSNIEIERDTLRVSGKSILDLLTLVAEQGVQLTIIAIGPDAETAVDALAALVDSFVEEDDQPDIQPD